From a single Metopolophium dirhodum isolate CAU chromosome 6, ASM1992520v1, whole genome shotgun sequence genomic region:
- the LOC132947393 gene encoding protein takeout has product MHITLHLALAAIIGFGLSEARQQEHDIAYYIHPCQKSGPNINECLTYSANHLTMHLRKGIPELGIEEVEPIVIDEINLSLGSGPDGYRATFKDIQAFGVSNLTVNQVRSDLNTLQFQLTFSIPKISAIAHYRSSGVLIMVQATGGGEYWGEYEGVKAKVYIKASEVERNSQKYLHLEDLKMDFSVKDIQMGIKNVHNGNAVLEAALNLFINSNSQELLKEMKPHIKKKLMVGMKSFIDNLFSRVPYDSWVID; this is encoded by the exons ATGCATATCACTCTGCACTTGGCATTAGCCGCAATAATTGGCTTTGGACTTTCAGAAGCCCGACAACAAGAACATGACAtag CTTATTACATTCATCCATGCCAAAAGTCTGGGCCAAACATAAATGAATGTTTGACTTATTCAGCCAACCATTTGACCATGCACCTCCGGAAAG GAATTCCCGAGTTGGGCATCGAAGAGGTGGAGCCCATCGTGATCGACGAAATCAACTTGTCGCTGGGCTCCGGCCCGGACGGGTACAGGGCCACGTTCAAAGACATCCAAGCGTTCGGCGTCAGCAACCTGACCGTCAACCAAGTCAG ATCTGATTTAAATACACTGCAGTTCCAACTCACCTTCTCGATCCCAAAAATTTCAGCTATTGCGCATTACAGAAGTTCGGGAGTTCTTATTATGGTCCAAGCTACCGGCGGTGGTGAATACTGGGGCGAATACG AGGGCGTTAAAGCCAAAGTCTACATCAAGGCCAGTGAAGTAGAACGTAACTCTCAAAAATATTTGCATTTAGAAGATTTGAAAATGGACTTTAGCGTTAAAGATATTCAAATGGGTATCAAAAATGTCCACAACGGAAATGCTGTCTTAG aagcCGCATTGAACTTGTTCATCAATTCAAACTCACAAGAACTGCTCAAGGAAATGAAGCCACACATTAAAAAGAAGCTCATGGTTGGCATGAAGTCATTCATCGATAACTTATTCAGCAGAGTGCCTTATGACAGTTGGGTCATTGATTAA